In Zingiber officinale cultivar Zhangliang chromosome 9B, Zo_v1.1, whole genome shotgun sequence, the genomic window TAAATGCACAATCCGTGTTGTGAAATCATGGTTTTAGTTTCATAGTCTAGTTAACGTATTCATATATGTTACCTAAACGGCGCAGCACACATCACTAGTGAAATCTCAGTTCTAGATTCTGAGTCTACTTATTTTTTTTTCGCATATATAACTTGGACGTTGAAGAATCATATACAAAAAAGAAACATCATTTTGAAAGTCTCAGAGACCATCCTCTCCAATCACCACCTGTAATCCCTTTTCCAATCACTCTTCCAGTTTAAAAATCTAAGAATTGTATTTATGATTCATACTACATTTGATAAAACTCAATCAACAGCCAAACTCAACATCAAAGTAGATACATTGTAGTATAATTCTTTATTTCCTTGGAATAGGATAAACCAACTCATCCATATACAACTAAGCTCAGTAAAATCATCTGGACCAGTGCAACATCTTGATAAACAAAATGAAAATGCAGGCTGCAAAGCAGATAACTCTTGTTTAAATCAATTATGAAATCAATAACTACTGTGTATGTTCTAGACAATTCACAGAAGAAAATATAAGATCAGATAAGGTCACAGCCCTACCAGAGAACCTCAACTGGCAGAGTGGAGACAAGCTTATATGCTTGAGGTAATGTGACATATAGACTCAAAAGGGCTACGTGACAAGTTATTCAAGCATctaaatcacagaaaatttccaTGTCACCAAGCTCAATGGGAGTCGAAGTGCTGAAATTCTAATTTTGATTGGAGACCCTCAAGATTACCTTACTCTGAATCAAAAAACAATCACACTGCCAAGCTATTGCTGAAGATGCCATTTAATTTGTTCATTTAATACTACATAAGATCAAACTTGGTACCACAAATACAAAAAATCAATAGCATGGGGAAAAAATGTTTTGTAAAGGAACAAGTGAAAGATAGGACTGTTAATTTCCTTGAGGGATGAACAAAAACTTTACTCGATCATACCTCACCATAACCACAAGCAAAATGCAAAGCTCTTCTTCCCTCCGAATCCTCTTCATCTTTGTCTGCCCCAGCATCCAAGGCCTTCTTCAAACCCTACATGATCATCAAAAATaacttgtttaaaattaaaaacaaaatgcACACTGAAACAAAACAATTTCAGCATACATAAACAAGAAATTGCACAAAATATAACTGAGTAGTCACATCAGAGTTATGCAAAAATGCATGGCTGGCAATCCAATCCAACCATCCTCAAAATAATGCATACTCAATAGAATAGAATATCAGTATATATAGCAGATAAAGGAAATACTTATCAAGTAGTCACATATTTTCTCCTTCATGTGAGTATATATAGATAGATGTGATAAAGATTTAAGAGTACAATATGTTATGTTTTATTACGAGTATTTAATATCATAAAAGTAATTGAATCAGGTTCTCTTAAATTTATAAATCCTGACTACAACCTGGTGCAAGTATGATGCAAATCATGCAAAAAAAAAAGTATACGCATAGCACAAATGCCAATGCAAATTCCAGCATTTGGCAGGTATGGGTACTACTAAAAAAAATGCAGTTTTCTTTGCAAAAATTTTCCATCTTACAATGAGCTTTATCCACATGCCTTCAGAATTCCTTTCACTAAGAGAACTTACTAGCCGTGATTCCATGTTACATAGCTCTTTCCCTCACATGCCAAGATTCATAGCAGCCAGAGGCAGCCAGTGCTGCATGTGATATACCTACCAACTTCTACACCACGTACTTAGTACTGAGTATAATTGGGAAAGAAAATGTATTTGTTTCTATAGGCCACCATCCAAAATGGTCCTAAGACAAAAGATCAAGTGAAAAGCTAGACAAACACAGCCCTAGCATACATCCATTTCCAAAGTAAGGATAATGCAGAATTGGACGTGATTTTTTTAGCTGCAAGTTGTGACCATGTCTGACACACATTTCAGAGCATATGACACTCCAAGAATAAATTCAATCAACTGAAAAGTGGAGTACAAGACTCAACTACTAGGCAAAGAGATAAACTATAATCACTCACATGATCTTTTAGAATTTTGCCTCCTACATGAACACATCAATTATACATTACAATGAGAAATTAGTTGTTCTCTGTAGCTAAGGTTGATACCTTTTAGCCAAAGTATTTTCATTAAAATAGTTGATGAACATTATAGCTTGTTTTTTACGTTATTCTTCTCTTCATCTCACTCATTTGATAACATACAACCTAAGCCTACATTTATCAACTTAAAAGTGTAAAAAGGAAACTATATTGATGCAATATTTAGAACACCGTCCCTAACTGGCAGCCTCAATTACACTATAAGCCACATTACAAGTTAGACAAGCTAATTATTTAAGACACTTATGTTACTGGAGATACACAATACATCCAAACATATAGGTCACATAATCAAATACAGCTCATAAAATAAATGATCGACTCATTCACATAGGTTGTAAAAAATTTCTTCATTGAAGTCCAGATAACATATTCAGCTATATTCAGTTAtattgaatcaaaataatgcttCCAAGACaattaatattgaaattatttaCTAGATGTATCTCTGTTAGCCACTGTGAGTTGGAATTAtactagaaaaattaaatttggaataaatatACGTCTAGAATATAAATATATCTTGATTTCTCCCAACTGTGGCATGACCCCTTTTTGCTACTGCTACTGCTCTGATTGATACCTCAACTCTTCTTCTCCCCGCCCTTTTTAGTGGTTCATTTCCTCAATATGATCAACAAAGGGAATTAACCAAAGAATTATTTGAAGAGAATCTTCCAATTTGGGCATGTATCATCGAAACTGTGATCAACAAAGTGAATCTTCCTATGACTTCTTGGTTAGTACCACAGAAACTGTATTGACATACGGTGGCAAAATAGATGCTTTTTGAGAGAATATAGAATAATGTAGTAATAGGCATACCAGAATATAGGACAAATGTGGAGGTTACCCTCGAGTTAGCAAATAGTTAGTAGGAATATATAGAAGGGACAAAAGGACATGTTTAAAAAAAGAAAGCCTATAATGCACACATGCattgatgaatttaaatagcAAGCACTAATGATCTTTCCCTTTCTGTTTTCTCATTTAGGAAGCCACCGCTCTTATTGAGCCAGGTCACTAAATCaaacaattttattatttttagtgtaaaatGAATGAAAAAAAGGAATTGATATTAAATAACCAGTGGTATAGTGTTCGTTTTTGAAACATAGTCAAAATGAGTTCCTTCTGAAGTGCTTGAGAGCAGGAAGATTTGCCTGAAGGAGGGGGGCCACCAGATATATAACAAAAGTTTGCCTCAATTTTTCCTCTTCGAGCTTCCTGATCTGTCATCATACCTCTAGTGGAAAGAATTACAATTCCTCTTCCACCTAAAATCTTATGAATTTGTTTGTAGTTGGATAAATTCATAAATCGGATCAACTGATGCACTTTAAAATAGTTCTATGTATTTTTTTCCTAGTCTTTAGACAATCTTTTCAATCAGCAGTCTCGAATCTTTTTTCCTTTTAAGCCAAAGTCCCATCTCCATAATCTAAATTCTTAAGCTAGCCACACATCTTTATTAAGAAAGCGCGCTGACACAATATGAGTATCAGTTGGCAATCTGAACATCTTAAAACAAATCTTAGATATCCAATCCTGCAAGCCTTTGAGGTGCAAAGCCAACACGAAAATATAACATCAACATATATAAGCCATGTTAGCCAACAGTCTGGGGTTTCCAATTGGAGAATAAAAGACATAGATATAAAATAGAAACTGATGTAATACCTCAACATCACCGACACTAGCAGTTTGATGAACGATAGATTCATCTTCATATCCACCTTCCTCTTCTGCTTCTTCAGTTGCTGAAAGATCAGTAGTGGAAGTACCATCACCTGAAGGCCCAACTCCCATAGCTTGACCAAGCTTTTGAAGAACATCAGAATCATTCCAGTATCTAAAAATGAAGGGATTAATCATAGAAGAACAGATATGCATATAGAAAATCATTGAGATACATTACTTCATCATAGCAGAAGGGCCTCCTGTTTCTATCTCTTCAAGAACTCCCTTCAATGACGGATCATCCTTCATGCGAGCCATTCGTTCCTCAATCTGCTCTTTCTGAGCAGGATTTGTCAAATTTTCAAGCATTGAAGACATGCCAGGATCCTAAACAACAAACGAAGATGAGTATGGCTGATTGGAGAGTAGAAAATTTCCTTAGGAAATGGACAACCTGCATAATAGCATTTCCAAGTTGTTCAGCCATTTTCATAAACTGTGGATTTTCCATGACTTGTTGCATGGTTGAAACATATTGCTGAGGATCCAATGGAGGAACACTATCCTGTCCTGTACTGTGGACACTCTTTTGAAGTTGCTCAGCCATTTGGTTAAATACAGGATCTTTTGCAATTTGTTCAGCCATGTCTTTAATTGTAGGGTCCTGTATCCACAAGTAAATTAGAAAAAGTCCATGTACTGACATAAGTGCCCAATTTAAATAGATACAATACCATTTTCACATACATCGTCTAAGTGTTTCAAAGACAATATAGATTTTTGCTCAGTCATTAGTTCAAGTCCATGTACTGACATAAGTGCCCAATTTAAATAGATACAATAACATTTTCACATACATCGTCTAAGTGTTTCAAAGACAATATAGATTTTTGCTCAGTCATTAGTTCAACCCAACATCATTCAGCAACTTTAGTCCAAGTTTTCCCATCTAAGATTCTAATttatttacaaaataatgttGCACATATCTACTGTTGTAGATTGTATTTTTCTCTTGAACCCACACAAACAAGAATGATATTTGACTTCCCAAAGAAAAAATAGGCAATCTGTTTTCAGCCACAAACTAAAgggaaaaagagagagaaaaaagtaTGCATACGAGTAGGGATGCTACAAGGATAAGGCAGAGCAGGTTCAATTCCCATCATCAGCCCATATGGGAAGTGAGGTGAGGTGAGGTAGGGAAAGTACAATTCTTCCTCATCCCAGCTCTGCTTCTCAAGCAGAGCaaagtaataaaatataaaataaaccatATAGTTGAGGCAGGTTCAAGGACTAGCATGCAGGGTAGACAAGCAAAAAAAATTTTACCTCATACCTACCCCGCCCTTGCATATACAAGTTGATTTTTTGATCCTATCCCTACCCCATTTAGGTTATGGGGCAGGCCAGCAGCCTCAATCGAGTCAGGGTGAAGCAGTTCTTAATGGAGATGGGGCAAATTGCCATCCATACACAAAAGAAACTAAAGAAATTGACAACTTTCAGATGTTCTTAGTACTTCAATGAGGATGTTTCCAAGAACTTCAAATAAACATACACATTTGTGCTAAGCAATTAGGCAACTCAAACTAGTAGCAGTTGAATacttcaaattttcaaaaaaaaaaagaaactgacACACAGCTCATAATTGTGGCTTATTTGACAAAAAATAATTAGTGTCAAATTACCACTTCAGATGCTACATGGTACTTTGGTGCCAGTTAAGCTTCAaaatcattttattaaaaaacAAAAAGAGAGTAATTACATTAAGCAGGTTTTGCATAGCAGAAAAATCAAAAGGGTTCATTGGAAACCCAGTAGCTGGGGTTGAATTGGTCCTCCGAGGCTGGTTGGAATTGGTAGGTGATGCATCAGATGCCGAGCTTTTGTTTTCAACTGAACTAGATTTGTTGTCTGCAAACAAATGAAAATCAAAGTTCAAAAGGGCATGCCAAAAAGAGGgtatctgatttttttttcaaccagGCTTACCAGTCAAAGAGGTTAAGTTATGCATACTCATTTATGTGCTTAACAAAGGGTGATAGTATTCAGATAATCATCATAAACTCTTCCTTTGGAAAACAACTAAAGATATACTTTGTTCCTAATGACTTGCATCAGATAATGTTCTAAACCATTAACAGAAAGAAGTGTCCCACATGATCATAAAGGAAAGTACCAGATTTATTTGATTGATAAGATGTATGAACCACAGAACCAGAATATGTAAAGCCATGTTAATCATAATCCACTCACCCTTCAAAACCTATATACCCATACAGTTTCCTTATAATTATCCATTTTGCATTACAAAAGTTGCCAAACAAGATCTGCGGAAACTGATATGAGCTGAAGAGGTAGTTAGCAAACCAGGCTCCTGATTTCAGACGTCCAAAAGAGCAATATCCCAAAAACTAACTATAAAGTTTCAGATAAAATAATTAGAAGCATAGCTACTCAACAACTCATTCAGTTCCAGACCGAAGCCATAGAGCTCTCCCCCAAAAGTTCAATGTCACTTCTCTAATGTCTACTTCAATCTGAAGTAAAGCATCGGCTGGCTATGATCAGAAGAACCCAGTACAATAAGAAACATGCCAATTGGATCAGGAATTGTGAATCCCTATCAAATTCACTCTGCCTCAGGGATTAATCGAATAGCATCCACGTGCAAAACAAAACCTTCGGAAAAAGCACAAACGGTGCACAGATCAGAATTTTCCCATGAAATTGTGCACGCTCTCACAGAGTTGTATTCCCCGCATCAGTTCCGCAAACAAACAACAGAGAAATTGATCGAGCTACCCGACACGGACAGGAAAAAAATCAACGCGAAGGATGTTAAGAGAGAAGAGACCTTGATTTCCGGAAGCCATGGCGAGAGATGCAGATCGTGGAGCGGTCCTGCGGCGCGAACACTCGACGAAACCCTCGGCGCCTCGTTCTATCCGGCGGTGGAGATGGAAGAAAAGAGAAGTATCCTCGTGAGGATTTGGTGCGTGGTACGAGATAGGCAACAGGTTGATCAACCACGGTGGCAAGGGCGACCGAGGGGCGCGACGTCGGTAGTTCAGATGCGACAGCAGACAGCGGCTGTCCTGCCATCCGCTGGATAAGATAAGATGAGGCGACAGGCGAGGATTGGCTGGGCAAGCTTGACCGTGGATTTTTGCCAGCTCAACTCTTTTGGATGGTTGAGAATCCGCGCTGGATCGGGGCCCGCCTCGTCTAGGGCTTAAAACTTAAAAGCATCGGCAATTTATATTGGCCCCCACGCAGTTCCACAATTATCATTTACCCCTCTCCTGAAACTTAAAAACTCTAATTTAAGTGCTAATTAGGACCGTCACTGAATCGACCAATAAACTTGGTATTTCAGTTTCATAAAACTTATTTAAGTTTATTCGAtggttaaaaatatataaaataaaaaagcaTAATGTtaataatattcatgaataatttataaataaacctattaacttatataaaatttaattgtcAAAAATAGTATAGATAAAAATACTCATCAATAATTTTACAGAATTTTTTTATGTTCTTTCTAAATCTAATATTCATATGATAAAACTAAAAACAGTATAATTtcgtaagtaaaaaaaaatagtataaatTATAAGAATAATAACGAGCTCaataagattttaaataaataaactcaaTAGATAAACTTGAACACAACTAAGTTAAGATATCAATGGGCATGCGACAAGACAAAAGATAAAGTTGTCTCTATGTACATCCACAGATATAATTGAAAACCACCAATTGCAATTTAAGCAGTACCAATTGAATGATAATTATCCGAATAAACACAGAACAAAGTTACAAGTGATATAGTGGCTAAATGGGTTTTAGTTTAGCTTAGCACATGTTGCTGCTTCAATCTCATTGAGACACATGATGGGTAGTGATTTAGTGTCTCAAAGATATGAACACATCAGCCTTGATCATCCTATTATTGTTCTTTGGGAGGGAATTCCCACTgacttttgataattttttatgatGTTTCAGAATCCTGTACTTTTTGTTAGTACTTGTGCTGCCATATAGAAAAAGTTGTATAGCATCGGGCAAGACCGACAAATTTAACATAGGAAATGTGCTATAAAAGTAGTGCATCCAACCAGATACTAATGTTCGGTCACCAAAGAACTCATTACATATAACAACACAACTGCTACAAGCCTTAGCTTCAGATTCGAAGTTTTTTTCCAGGTTGTGGATCGTCATCGTAGTCGCCTTTGTCATCGTGTCCCTCTCTCTCAGCCTTCTTCCTTGCGAGGATCTTATTAATCTTGTGGAGATCGTTAGTAAGCTTCTGGTCCTTGTTTTGCTTCCTCGTCTTTCTTCCATCTTGCATTTTTACTCCAAATTGGAAAGCAGCTTTTGGCATTGCTTCCTTCTGTTCGTTGTACTTGGCCCATTCCTCTTCCGTTTCAAAATCCCATCTGTGAAGACGACCTTTCGCCTGTTCCAGAACCATATATTAGCAGAGTATCACTTTAAAATAATAGTGAATACTACCGTCCCTGAAATAAACAGAAGAATTCAAGTGGAAGAATCTAATACACACTTCATGTATACCCTACTACCATATAAGAGGATTCACTAATCTCCTTCAGCAGATTATTAAGTGAAGGTCCACACAATCTAGCTAACACTGGGAAAATGTATGGATTGTGAAATCGTCCTAGGACTTTATTTTATGCAAACTCTTCCTGTTGACATGCCACAATACTGAAACCATGTATTAGCATCCATCAATTACACCTACATTTCATGCTCAAATCTCAAGATTCAGTCCTTAAATCCCCCTCATAAGCACGAATCATTCCTATGCAAAATGCCATTGTTGAATAGAGAAGGATGGGTTGAAAGAGAGAAAGTGAGTTTTATTATGTACTGACTGACTGACATGAGAAGAAGAAAGCATAATTGGACACGGAATGTGATCCGCACTCAATAACATACTCCATGTAAACACCACAAACAAGGCTTCTAAGCAGATATCTTAAATACTGCTATCTGATGGATCGTATTAACAGAAAATAATTCAAGCATAGAATGCTAACTTATTCCAAAGAAAATTTCTGCTAATTCATGATAAATATTAATAGACATTATACAAGATACTCTTAGAAGCTCAGCAGAACAAGCATAGCAGAAAAGCAGCAGAAAATCTACTTGAATCATTTAAAAAAGAGCCACTATCCTGATTACTTACCCGGCCACCCATATCCATTTTTGACAAGTCATCTTCATCATCACTGTCTACTACCTGATGGTTGTATTCCTGATAACCAGGATAACATTCAGAGTAACTTTCAGATATGAAATTGGGATCCTTTTCCCTAACATCTTTTTCCCTTAGCTTTTGTAGTCTTTGGTCGTCACGCTTAAAAACAGATCCTAAACCACGGTCTTTGTCTTCCTGGGTCATTAAAAGTGGGTCTTGAGGTAAATTTGCTCCTGTAAATGCAGCATAATCCTGAGGATTTTGCTGCAAATAATGTTCAGCATAAGTCAATTGCTCAGGGTATTGGTACCCCGACCAGTCTCCTTGGTATCCAGTAGCCAGCATTTGAGTTTGAATGGCATCATGCCCAttctgaaacaaaaaaaaaaaaaaatcaaatttatcaCCCATTTAAGTTAAGAGtctgaaaaagaaaattaacatGAACAAAGCATGCATACTAGGCACACTCGGCCAACTTATTAGATCAAAATGCATTCTGTAATCAAGGATAATAATTCCTTGGCAAACACTTCCTGTGGATACTTATCTTTTACCAATACAAACTAGATCCAAACCTTTCAGTTTCTGTGCATGAATTGACAACTCTTATTGAAAAATCAAAACCAATTAAAATGAACTCACTGTCTGTTGCCATGTTTGATCAGTTTCTGGAGGCGGTATGGGTCCATAAACTGGTTCACTGAAATATGATTGCTTCTCTCTGACGCGTGGTGATTCATCCATGTCTTCCGAAATTGGGCTTTGACTCAGGTCCTTACTAGGAACACTATAATCAACTCCATCCCCAACAAATATGTCATCCTCTGCAACTCTGGCGATTGGGAGTGAGTTTTTATCCTTTGTCTCGACACTTCTCTTCTGACGGGCAGGTGGTGGCATTTCTCTTTCATAATGAAGCTTTGAAATATCAGTAGAGTGTTGGCTGGGTTTCTCTTCATCATGACCATTAGCAATTCCAGAAATCTTTCCTGTGAATCAAAGTATTCAGAAAACAAAAAGTCTAGCACATCTGACACAACAAATAATAGGAATCTCTTTAACTTTGAGAATTTAATAGTTTTTACCTCAGCAACAGCAAGTTATCCAGATAACTGTTAGAATTAACTACAATGATAAATCAGATGGTTAAGATCTTTCTACCTTTAGCTTCtttgtcctttttctttttcttaagaaCCTTCCCTGAGGATCCAATACGAAGATATGTCATGATTTTAGCAATCCGTTCAAGAATAGAACTATCCAGGCTGACATTAACCATTTCCTGCAGAACCAAAGGGACCCAACATTAGCTAGCTAACGAATGCAGAATGAGAAAATAACAAGCCAGTGTGAAAGAAAATGTACCTCTGGGACTGGGCAGTCAGCTCTGCTCCGATGAAGAGTGGTAGGGATATCATGTGATAAACCTTCCTCCTGGAGAAAAATACAAGTCATCATACagaaaaatactaacaaaccaGAACTAATTGAATAAGAAGACAAGTTTTAGAAGCCATATCCCAAAAATTCATTTATAAAGTAGTACAAGGCCAAAAAAAGGAAATAGCCCTTTTTTTTTCATGTCAAATCCATGATATATGGACCATGTCAGGAAGAATGAAACCTGGACTGAACTTGTAACTCcccttgcatttttttttaaaaaagtgaaTAACCAGCCCGATAACAAAAACAAACTTTGAAGTAAGATCATATTAGTGGAAACAGTACATATAAAAGGAAAAAGGCTTTTAAGAAAAtagaatttgaaattttttctatatttaatttcattttctagaaaattGAAAAAAACTAACACATATTTATCATTGACCTTTTGAACAACTTTGACTTTATTAGATGGGAAGGAGAGCCTTGGTGCAATGGTAAAGTTACTGTCATGTGACCTTGAAGTCACGGGTTCAAATCGCGAAAATAGTCTCTTGCAAAATGCAAGGTAAGGCTGCGAGAATTAACCCAATGTGGTTCGAcctttccccgggaccccgcatttCGTGCACCAGACTACcctgttttcaaaatattttcagaaAATTGAAAAtcataaacaaaatttttttcacCAGACAGATTTTTTTCAATAAGTTCAGGTGTAGCAAATGAATGTCCAAATTGACTAGTCAAACCAAGTGTTCACTAACtagtttaacttaaaacgttGTTTAAAATCTCATGTCATGCTAAGTGAACATCCACAAGCATACCATTTCAGTAATTATCGAAACTCTATAATGGTCAGCTAGTATGGATATTCTCTCTCATTATGCCCATGCCAAGAGTATATGTGACACATCACAAACTTCAGCTCAAAATAAATTTAGATGAATTCAAGTAatgtatgttattttttttagaatttatttttctGAAATATTAATTATCTAATCTCTAGTCTTTATATTAAATTCTTTAAGACCTGATTATGAATTTAcctcatttttattttttcatatttctctaaaaaattatttacttatatacCAAACTTTCTAAGATATATCATTTTTAACCAAACATTTTAATTTCATTTGTTAACAAGGGATAAACAATTGCATGGATGTGAAATTTTTTATCTCAATCCATTTCAGATGATATTATGTAAATCTTAACACCAAATTAAGCTCTCCACttactcttcctctcccttgtcTTCTCCCCTTCTATCCCACCTCCTCAATCCTTAGCCAATTCTTACTCGACTATTAAGCCCAACACCTTCTTTTGTCAGTAAAGACATTGCTGTCACAATCCCTGGCGAAGCTATAGAGTAAATGATCATAGTGCGGCTAAAAGCCTAAAACTCATCTGCAACCAAGATCTTCATTGCTATTTTTGGTTCTTAATGACACTGAAAGTCTATTAATCAATTTGCACAGTATCACAAGCTCGTCAGACAAATCATTATTTGATAAAATCAATTGTTCGAGTGATAATACAAGGCGATTAAAGCAGAAGAATGGGTGACAGAGAGAGGACTTGAGGTAGACAAGTATCATTTGTCGTGGACATGAAGTAGCAAGATTTTCTAATTAAGGAGACTCATGCCATCATTCATACAATACAAAAAAATAAAGTTAATATGTTTGGttaaaataaattctaaaaagtcTTAGACTAAAAGTAACTAAAAATTTTGGTTAAATTtcaagaagttttaaaaaattaggacagattaattaattaatcttatttGTAAAAGTAAACAAGTGGAAGAAAAATTAAATGAGCAAAATTTGAATTATACTCgcactaaaatttaaaaaaaatgaacaagaCTCATTCTAATTCAACTATATAACTGATATGTCTaaattttagaataaaaaatCAAACCAAAAGAGGATTAAACAAGTATAATTCATAATTCATCTCGGCACACATGTCGAAGTATGTCGAGTATAAATAGCATACTATTAAGCTTGGGTGATTAGAGAAGAGATTGGAATTTCTTGCTAGCTTCTGAGGTAATCTCTTTCTCCAACTGCTTTGCCCACATGATATGAGCTAGCAAATCCATTCACCACTGTTTTGAGTGAATAGGCAAAGTTCATTCACTAAAGCTAATTAGTTAAATTCTGCACTAGTAGAGTTCTTTCTACTCTTAGGCTTTCTTTAGGAGTTCCATTGTCCTTATAGCTCTTTGGTCGATTTGTTTTGGTTTCAATTTTGGAAGAAAACAAGTAAGAAGAAGATTAAAGTGTAAACCTTATTCAAATTCCACACTTTCATGCATAGAGAAACGTCTTGGGTTTAATATTTACAGTGTTAAAATTGTTCCGTTCCAATGGAAGATCCAAACCTTAGCACAAAATGATATTTTAAGAATGATTTTATCTTTGTTTTAAAAAGTGGCAAAAGGCCACCTAAGTTGTTTTGGCAAGGGATGTTTCGCCTAGTTGCTAGCTAGGCAATCCTTGCAAGGTGCCCCTTTTAAAAAGCAAGACTACCTAAGCAGTTGCTTAGGGTGGTCTAAGAAGACTTATGAGCATAATGATATTTTAAACTTTGAGTCAAAGAATATTATTTATCATTATTCTAAAAGGCAGACACCTAGGCGGTTTTGGTAAAGAACGCTCCACCTAATAGTTGTTAGACAATCACTGTTAGG contains:
- the LOC122023565 gene encoding suppressor of mec-8 and unc-52 protein homolog 2-like is translated as MSSGKKNNKEKMIRRKEEKLEEPEVPKYRDRAKERREDQNPDYEPTELGSFHAVAPPGTVDLRSTDAHKISIENSKYLGGDLEHTHLVKGLDYALLHKVRSEIDKKTDDDGQKDEKSRTSKEDQPLVFRTATAKSVYQWIVKPQTNMKANEMFLPGRMAFIYNMEEGLSHDIPTTLHRSRADCPVPEEMVNVSLDSSILERIAKIMTYLRIGSSGKVLKKKKKDKEAKGKISGIANGHDEEKPSQHSTDISKLHYEREMPPPARQKRSVETKDKNSLPIARVAEDDIFVGDGVDYSVPSKDLSQSPISEDMDESPRVREKQSYFSEPVYGPIPPPETDQTWQQTNGHDAIQTQMLATGYQGDWSGYQYPEQLTYAEHYLQQNPQDYAAFTGANLPQDPLLMTQEDKDRGLGSVFKRDDQRLQKLREKDVREKDPNFISESYSECYPGYQEYNHQVVDSDDEDDLSKMDMGGRAKGRLHRWDFETEEEWAKYNEQKEAMPKAAFQFGVKMQDGRKTRKQNKDQKLTNDLHKINKILARKKAEREGHDDKGDYDDDPQPGKKLRI
- the LOC122023610 gene encoding ankyrin repeat domain-containing protein 2A-like, whose protein sequence is MASGNQDNKSSSVENKSSASDASPTNSNQPRRTNSTPATGFPMNPFDFSAMQNLLNDPTIKDMAEQIAKDPVFNQMAEQLQKSVHSTGQDSVPPLDPQQYVSTMQQVMENPQFMKMAEQLGNAIMQDPGMSSMLENLTNPAQKEQIEERMARMKDDPSLKGVLEEIETGGPSAMMKYWNDSDVLQKLGQAMGVGPSGDGTSTTDLSATEEAEEEGGYEDESIVHQTASVGDVEGLKKALDAGADKDEEDSEGRRALHFACGYGEVQCAKILLEAGATVNALDKNKNTPLHYAAGYGRKECVALLLEHGAAVTLQNLDGKTPIDVAKLNNQDEVLKLLEQDVFL